One Salarias fasciatus chromosome 22, fSalaFa1.1, whole genome shotgun sequence DNA segment encodes these proteins:
- the airim gene encoding AFG2-interacting ribosome maturation factor has protein sequence MIKPAVTSLHQALRKSFQTLENNHKVWRSELEECSPLMVSLGNLAEQLRALSNVQMSGTPLRDFPDLENRLRFKLLQATDTVLTKLNERISSLQSIRDAISNQVTAVVQLYQQSADSLDLSAVTERSPTSPSVADMLEWLQDAERYYRKQFLRRKALLQMLRADDLSLLESAPNRWKSLDSPSEEEQITDTLCRVSFFMESQ, from the exons ATGATAAAGCCTGCAGTGACTTCTCTCCATCAGGCGCTGAGGAAAAGTTTCCAGACTCTTGAAAACAACCACAAGGTATGGCGGAGTGAGCTGGAGGAGTGCAGCCCCCTGATGGTGTCTCTGGGGAATCTGGCTGAGCAGCTGAGAGCCCTCTCCAACGTCCAGATGTCCGGCACGCCGCTCAGAGACTTCCCAGACCTGGAGAACCGGCTGCGGTTCAAACTCctacaagccacagacacagtTTTGACCAAACTCAATGAGAGGAT TTCATCTCTGCAGTCCATCAGAGACGCCATCAGTAACCAGGTGACAGCGGTCGTTCAGCTGTACCAGCAGAGCGCAGACAGCCTGGATCTTTCTGCGGTCACCGAGCGATCTCCCACCAGCCCGTCGGTCGCTGACATGCTGGAGTGGCTCCAGGATGCTGAGCGTTACTATCGCAAACA GTTCCTGAGGAGGAAAGCTTTGCTTCAGATGCTGAGAGCGGACGACCTCTCACTTCTGGAGTCTGCTCCCAACAGGTGGAAATCTTTAGATTCGCCCAGCGAGGAAGAACAGATCACAG acacACTTTGCAGAGTGTCCTTCTTCATGGAGTCGCAGTGA
- the cldn35 gene encoding claudin-4 codes for MVNTGMQLISFTCAVTGWIMAIAVTALPQWKVSAFIGSNILTSEIKWEGIWMNCIYQTTGHMQCKTYDSMLALPPDIQAARALMCLAIFMGWLSCTVSCCGMKCTTCAGDDRRAKAGIALSGGVLFILTGLCVLIPVSWTANTVVQDFYNPNVPVMHKRELGQAIYLGWAAAVILMISGAVLSSTCPLMEKGGRYRRGYIGRSFANSPASAPDPPKPITSNSLPLKEYV; via the coding sequence ATGGTGAACACCGGCATGCAGCTGATCAGCTTCACCTGCGCGGTGACCGGCTGGATCATGGCCATCGCCGTCACGGCGCTGCCGCAGTGGAAGGTCTCGGCCTTCATCGGCAGCAACATCCTGACCTCGGAGATCAAGTGGGAGGGAATCTGGATGAACTGCATCTACCAGACCACGGGCCACATGCAGTGCAAGACCTACGACTCCATGCTGGCGCTGCCGCCGGACATCCAGGCGGCGCGCGCCCTCATGTGCCTGGCCATCTTCATGGGCTGGCTGTCCTGCACCGTGTCCTGCTGCGGCATGAAGTGCACCACCTGCGCCGGCGACGACCGGCGCGCCAAGGCGGGCATCGCGCTGTCGGGGGgcgtcctcttcatcctcaccgGCCTCTGCGTGCTGATCCCGGTCTCCTGGACCGCCAACACCGTGGTCCAGGACTTCTACAACCCCAACGTGCCGGTGATGCACAAGCGGGAGCTGGGCCAGGCCATCTACCTGGGCTGGGCGGCGGCCGTCATCCTCATGATCAGCGGCGCCGTGCTGAGCAGCACCTGTCCGCTCATGGAGAAGGGCGGCCGGTACCGGCGGGGATACATCGGCCGCAGCTTCGCCAACTCGCCCGCCTCGGCGCCGGACCCCCCCAAGCCCAtcacctccaacagcctccCGCTGAAGGAGTACGTGTAG